Proteins from a single region of Micrococcales bacterium:
- the mraY gene encoding phospho-N-acetylmuramoyl-pentapeptide-transferase has product MVNIIVAGALGLAIALFGTPVLIKFLIKKQYGQFIRQDGPAGHHTKRGTPTMGGIVMIIAATVGYLGSDLLVGHGPSASGLLVLYLMVGMGLIGFLDDFTKIRRERSLGLRPTWKFIGQGVIGVSFAVLAIKLPDSRGWTPGSKGISFLRDTSVTLAAWGPIIGLVAFVIWANFLITAWTNAVNLTDGLDGLAAGICTMIFGAYIVISFWAWRHACPTAGGVGEYCYTVRDPLDAAVITAALAGACLGFLWWNASPARIFMGDTGSLALGGAYAGMSIITRTEILAALIGGLLVLVVLSDIIQIGSFKLTGRRVFKMAPLHHHFELSGWGEVTIVIRFWLISVLFVASGVALFYSRWLVGSGG; this is encoded by the coding sequence ATGGTCAATATCATCGTGGCCGGCGCCTTGGGCTTGGCTATTGCCCTGTTCGGCACGCCAGTTCTGATCAAGTTCCTCATCAAAAAACAATACGGTCAGTTCATCCGGCAAGATGGGCCGGCCGGGCATCACACCAAACGTGGCACCCCAACAATGGGCGGGATCGTCATGATCATCGCCGCCACAGTTGGTTACCTTGGCTCGGATCTGCTGGTAGGCCACGGCCCCAGCGCCTCGGGTTTGTTGGTGTTGTACCTGATGGTTGGCATGGGGTTGATTGGTTTCCTCGACGACTTCACCAAGATCCGGCGCGAACGTTCCTTGGGTCTAAGACCAACCTGGAAGTTCATTGGCCAAGGCGTCATTGGCGTCTCGTTTGCTGTTTTGGCCATCAAGCTGCCTGATTCGCGTGGCTGGACGCCCGGTTCGAAGGGTATCTCTTTCCTGCGTGACACGTCGGTGACTTTGGCTGCCTGGGGCCCCATTATTGGCCTGGTGGCTTTTGTCATTTGGGCCAACTTCCTCATCACGGCCTGGACTAACGCTGTCAATCTGACCGACGGCCTGGACGGCTTGGCCGCCGGAATCTGCACCATGATTTTTGGCGCCTACATTGTCATCTCGTTTTGGGCCTGGCGCCACGCTTGCCCCACGGCCGGCGGCGTTGGCGAGTATTGCTACACAGTCCGCGACCCGCTCGACGCGGCCGTGATCACCGCCGCCTTGGCCGGCGCCTGCCTCGGTTTCTTGTGGTGGAACGCCTCGCCGGCCCGGATCTTCATGGGCGATACCGGCTCGCTGGCCTTGGGTGGGGCCTACGCCGGCATGTCCATCATCACGCGCACCGAAATCCTGGCCGCGCTCATCGGTGGGCTGTTAGTGCTGGTGGTGCTGAGCGACATTATTCAGATTGGCTCGTTCAAGCTGACCGGTCGGCGAGTTTTCAAGATGGCGCCGCTGCACCACCACTTTGAGCTGTCCGGCTGGGGTGAGGTCACTATTGTGATTCGCTTCTGGCTGATATCGGTGTTATTTGTGGCTAGCGGTGTGGCGCTGTTCTACAGCCGCTGGTTGGTAGGTTCGGGCGGATGA
- a CDS encoding DivIVA domain-containing protein → MAQLTADDVVLKKFQPTKFREGYDQVEVDDFLDEVAVSMRELAAENEELKAKLAAAEARVAELERDGASANPGTLPPPVAPPPPPPEPAPAPPPEPAPAPPPPPAPAPPPPPVPAPFQGRESDSESATGMLALAQKLHDEYVRAGQEEGDQILSEAKMKAATIMREAEESSARTLAQLEQDRAVLERKIDELRIFERDYRTRLRTYLENLLADVDGRGQPSSDRI, encoded by the coding sequence ATGGCGCAACTGACAGCAGATGATGTTGTCCTGAAGAAGTTTCAGCCCACCAAATTTCGTGAGGGTTATGACCAGGTCGAGGTTGATGACTTCCTGGACGAGGTCGCCGTCTCAATGCGCGAATTGGCGGCCGAAAACGAAGAGCTAAAGGCCAAATTGGCCGCGGCCGAGGCACGTGTGGCCGAGCTTGAGCGCGACGGCGCTTCGGCAAATCCCGGAACCCTGCCGCCGCCAGTGGCCCCGCCACCACCGCCACCCGAACCGGCCCCCGCCCCGCCACCCGAACCGGCCCCGGCCCCGCCACCACCGCCGGCCCCCGCCCCGCCACCACCGCCGGTACCGGCTCCATTCCAGGGGCGCGAGTCTGATTCTGAATCAGCCACCGGCATGTTGGCCTTGGCCCAAAAGCTGCATGATGAATATGTCCGGGCCGGTCAAGAAGAGGGCGACCAGATCTTGTCAGAAGCCAAGATGAAGGCCGCCACGATCATGCGCGAGGCTGAGGAAAGCTCGGCCAGGACGCTGGCGCAGTTGGAGCAAGACCGGGCTGTGCTGGAGCGCAAGATCGATGAACTGCGCATCTTTGAGCGCGACTACCGGACCCGGCTGCGGACCTACCTGGAGAACCTGCTGGCCGATGTCGACGGTCGCGGCCAGCCCAGCAGCGACCGGATCTGA
- a CDS encoding polyphenol oxidase family protein, with translation MTSVLAGFTGAELDLAAPGALAALATRAGCPVVVARQVHGSDLIWVEGRPAQAVSDAGTGDGLATQRQGVALVVKTADCVPVLLAAPTAPLPVVAAVHAGWRGVLGRIVPQVVAQLRAKGVGAIEAAIGPAACGQCYEVSAELAGRFRAAGEIVSRTRQGTPSLELAAAVERQLRASGQISQIWRSGKCTICSAGYFSYRRQGTAAGRQCGFIAMWPSDNTPEKLPPKSALGALGWRWATSPP, from the coding sequence TTGACCTCCGTCCTAGCCGGGTTCACCGGCGCCGAGTTAGACCTGGCCGCACCTGGGGCTTTAGCTGCCCTGGCGACGCGGGCCGGCTGCCCAGTGGTGGTGGCACGCCAAGTCCACGGCAGCGATTTGATTTGGGTCGAAGGCAGGCCAGCCCAAGCCGTGAGCGATGCCGGGACTGGCGATGGGTTGGCGACGCAGCGCCAAGGTGTGGCGTTAGTGGTCAAAACGGCCGATTGCGTTCCGGTCTTGCTGGCCGCCCCAACTGCCCCTCTCCCCGTGGTGGCTGCCGTTCACGCTGGTTGGCGCGGTGTTCTTGGGCGGATCGTGCCGCAAGTGGTGGCGCAACTGCGGGCCAAGGGGGTTGGGGCGATTGAGGCCGCCATTGGACCGGCTGCCTGTGGGCAATGCTACGAAGTTTCGGCCGAATTGGCTGGACGGTTTAGGGCCGCCGGGGAGATTGTCTCTCGCACCCGGCAGGGCACTCCTTCGCTCGAATTGGCTGCCGCGGTTGAACGGCAATTGCGGGCTAGCGGTCAAATCAGCCAGATTTGGCGTAGTGGCAAATGCACTATTTGCAGTGCCGGTTACTTCAGTTATAGGCGCCAAGGAACGGCGGCCGGGCGTCAATGCGGCTTCATCGCCATGTGGCCAAGTGACAACACGCCGGAGAAATTGCCGCCTAAGAGCGCCCTTGGCGCTTTAGGTTGGCGTTGGGCAACTTCCCCGCCCTGA
- a CDS encoding FtsQ-type POTRA domain-containing protein, producing MSRLASWLGLGRPPAAEPPAGRPAMPQVVRQAGPLVKTGPQAPQPIRSKPAKQPAKKRAQPPAEPQTHPAFVKRAKAARRATWARFGRWALALGIPAVIVVLLVASPVAAVRQGDIKIEGLGGAVKADEVAEVLQASVGVPLIRLNTNHLAAQLEALPAVKQATVSKSWPTGLTVKLVPRVAAAAVKDGDQYVLLDVDAVQLERVDQPPEGLPLVTVPLEEGSGRTLRSVLGVVVSLPPELAAQLTQVGATTQDGVELVFGDVTVVWGDNSEAGLKAAAVELLLKDGAKWIDVTAPAHPVTK from the coding sequence ATGAGCCGCCTAGCCAGCTGGCTGGGACTGGGCCGGCCGCCGGCCGCCGAGCCCCCGGCCGGCCGCCCGGCCATGCCGCAGGTGGTCCGCCAGGCCGGCCCGCTGGTCAAGACGGGCCCCCAGGCGCCACAGCCGATCCGGTCAAAGCCAGCCAAGCAACCGGCCAAAAAACGGGCCCAGCCACCGGCCGAGCCTCAGACCCACCCGGCCTTTGTCAAACGCGCCAAAGCCGCCCGGCGAGCCACTTGGGCCCGCTTTGGGCGCTGGGCCCTGGCCCTGGGTATTCCGGCCGTGATCGTGGTGTTGTTGGTGGCCAGCCCGGTGGCGGCGGTGCGGCAAGGCGATATCAAAATCGAAGGCCTCGGTGGGGCAGTTAAGGCTGATGAAGTGGCTGAGGTTCTGCAAGCCTCGGTGGGCGTGCCCCTAATCCGTTTGAACACTAACCACCTGGCGGCCCAGCTCGAAGCTCTGCCGGCGGTCAAACAAGCCACCGTTTCCAAGTCCTGGCCCACTGGGCTGACGGTGAAACTGGTGCCCAGAGTGGCCGCCGCTGCGGTCAAAGACGGCGACCAGTACGTTTTGCTTGATGTTGATGCGGTCCAACTCGAACGGGTGGACCAGCCACCCGAAGGTTTGCCCCTAGTGACCGTGCCGCTTGAGGAGGGCTCCGGCCGGACTTTGCGTTCGGTTCTGGGTGTGGTGGTCTCCCTGCCACCCGAGCTAGCCGCCCAGCTGACCCAAGTCGGGGCCACCACCCAAGACGGCGTCGAATTGGTTTTTGGCGACGTCACAGTGGTTTGGGGTGACAATTCTGAAGCTGGGCTCAAAGCCGCCGCGGTTGAGCTTTTACTCAAGGACGGTGCCAAGTGGATCGACGTCACCGCACCGGCCCACCCCGTCACCAAATAG
- a CDS encoding FtsW/RodA/SpoVE family cell cycle protein, producing the protein MENRRALITAYYMILFSVAALVGLGLVMTVSAQTVTALANDMSPYLQGLYQAVYAAIGVGAGLAFAHLPPPWLRRVGWAAMIVTLVLLGLVLLIGEMRGGNQNWLTIGGRTVQPAEFVKLALALWLGSVLAMKAPTLGSWVDLIVPVLVVVALTLGLVLAGGDAGTAAVIGILVLGALILAGVPWSKLATVILVMGSLAVPVVMLSSHRRARFATMLDPGACTEAERLGQCWQVSQAKYSLAQGGLLGQGLGASRAKWYLSQAESDFVFAIIGEELGWLGAVTVLVLFGLLGVGLFRVVRLHPDRFAQITIGTVGCWIMGQALVNVGMVVQVLPVIGVPLPFVSVGGSSLVSCLAAIGVVVGLMRGNREVAHAIAPKSRRALATAGVAAVSGPTVPSRSGPKRVKA; encoded by the coding sequence ATGGAAAACCGGCGAGCCCTGATCACGGCCTACTACATGATTTTGTTCTCGGTCGCCGCGCTAGTTGGCCTGGGCTTGGTCATGACTGTTTCAGCCCAGACCGTAACGGCCCTGGCGAACGATATGTCGCCCTACCTGCAGGGCCTGTATCAGGCTGTTTACGCCGCCATTGGCGTTGGGGCGGGCCTGGCCTTCGCCCACTTGCCGCCGCCGTGGCTGCGCCGGGTCGGCTGGGCGGCCATGATTGTGACCCTGGTGCTGCTGGGTCTGGTTTTGCTGATCGGTGAAATGCGAGGCGGCAACCAGAACTGGCTGACGATTGGCGGGCGAACGGTCCAACCGGCGGAGTTCGTCAAATTGGCTTTGGCCTTGTGGTTGGGGTCGGTGTTGGCTATGAAAGCCCCGACTTTAGGTTCCTGGGTCGACCTGATTGTGCCGGTGCTGGTGGTGGTGGCGCTGACCTTGGGCCTGGTCTTGGCCGGTGGCGATGCCGGCACGGCGGCGGTGATCGGCATTCTGGTGCTTGGCGCCTTGATCTTGGCCGGCGTGCCTTGGTCGAAGCTGGCCACGGTCATTCTAGTGATGGGTTCGTTGGCGGTGCCGGTGGTGATGCTGTCAAGCCATCGCCGGGCCCGTTTCGCCACCATGCTTGACCCAGGGGCCTGCACCGAGGCCGAAAGGCTGGGCCAATGCTGGCAGGTCTCTCAGGCCAAATACTCCCTGGCCCAGGGCGGGTTGCTCGGTCAAGGCCTAGGAGCTTCGCGGGCCAAGTGGTACCTGTCCCAAGCCGAATCCGATTTCGTTTTCGCCATCATTGGCGAAGAACTGGGTTGGCTCGGAGCCGTCACCGTACTGGTGCTATTTGGCCTGCTAGGAGTGGGTTTGTTCCGGGTGGTGCGGCTGCACCCCGACCGGTTTGCTCAGATCACCATTGGCACCGTTGGCTGCTGGATCATGGGTCAGGCCCTAGTCAACGTCGGTATGGTGGTCCAGGTGCTGCCGGTCATTGGCGTACCCTTGCCGTTCGTCTCCGTGGGAGGGTCATCGCTGGTGAGTTGTTTGGCGGCGATAGGTGTGGTGGTTGGTCTAATGCGAGGTAACCGGGAGGTGGCCCACGCCATCGCCCCGAAGTCCCGCCGAGCTTTGGCCACAGCCGGGGTGGCCGCCGTCTCAGGGCCCACGGTCCCGAGCCGTTCCGGGCCAAAGCGGGTCAAGGCGTGA
- the murC gene encoding UDP-N-acetylmuramate--L-alanine ligase — translation MKVVLAGGGTAGHVNPLLATAGELRRRQPDCELLVLGTEEGLEVDLVPAAGLELVCIPKVPFPRSVSGQALRFPARFRRAVAQARGLLEQFEPDAVVGFGGYVATPAYLAARRLEIPVVIHEANARPGLANQLGARFAAQVATTFRATRLPRVHLTGMPMRPELAGLNRAKDQAAARAELGLAPDRLTLLVAGGSLGAAHLNQAMTDLAESLLAAGVQVIHTTGRGKAAGIHEALAGVDQAEHYHTYEYCNRMDLAMAAADLAVSRAGAGSVCELACAALPSVLVPLPIGNGEQRHNAADLVEAGGAVLVTDAAFPKWAGENLLPLLVDDSRLAEMSRAADSVALRHGAELLVNLVEVSVSGGRRERDFHLMGAGGVGMAAVAELGLASGWKVSGCDGVDSELLRHLASLGLATSVGHSPDHLDQVTTLIVSSAIKPDNPELKLGRDKGLEVWHRSEALAELAAGRRLLAVAGTHGKTTTSAMAAMALASAGLDPSFAIGAEVLGRGTGAGLGAGDIMVIEADESDGSFLNYRPKVAVVTNVEADHLDHYGNAKAVMTAFQEFISQVETAVIGVDDPGAKQLASWAKRHSTAVVTYGAAAKAQIRLTDLPGRELALSGLLGEAQLDLTVNVPVPGWHMKSNAAAALISAVLLGAEPATALRGIEDFAGTGRRFELKAQVGSVRLFDDYAHHPTEVKVTLAAAREGGDGRLLVVFQPHLYSRTVAFASEFAQALDLADQVWVLDVYGAREDPVAGVSGATITDLMDGSKASFEPDRQAAALAVAAAAGAGDLIMTMGAGDVTQLDGAITKALEERFGQAAQ, via the coding sequence GTGAAGGTTGTCCTGGCTGGTGGCGGCACCGCCGGTCACGTCAATCCGCTGCTGGCCACGGCTGGCGAGCTGCGCCGGCGCCAACCGGATTGCGAGCTGTTGGTGCTTGGCACCGAAGAGGGCCTGGAGGTTGATCTGGTGCCGGCGGCCGGGCTGGAGCTGGTCTGTATACCCAAAGTGCCTTTTCCCCGCTCGGTCAGTGGCCAAGCCTTGCGTTTCCCGGCCCGTTTCCGCCGGGCCGTGGCCCAGGCCAGGGGCCTGCTAGAGCAGTTTGAGCCCGATGCCGTAGTCGGCTTTGGCGGTTACGTCGCCACTCCGGCCTACCTGGCGGCCAGGCGACTAGAGATCCCGGTGGTCATCCACGAGGCCAACGCCCGGCCCGGACTGGCCAACCAGCTTGGGGCTCGGTTCGCGGCGCAGGTCGCCACCACTTTCCGGGCGACCCGCCTGCCGCGCGTCCACCTCACCGGAATGCCGATGCGGCCGGAGTTGGCCGGTTTGAACCGGGCCAAGGATCAGGCGGCGGCCCGGGCCGAGCTGGGTTTGGCGCCCGACCGGCTGACGTTGCTGGTGGCCGGCGGCTCGCTCGGTGCGGCCCATCTCAACCAGGCCATGACCGACCTGGCAGAGTCGCTGCTAGCAGCTGGGGTGCAAGTGATTCACACCACCGGCAGGGGAAAGGCGGCCGGTATCCATGAGGCCCTGGCCGGGGTTGACCAGGCCGAGCACTACCACACCTACGAATACTGCAACCGGATGGACCTGGCCATGGCGGCGGCCGATTTGGCGGTTAGCCGGGCCGGGGCCGGATCAGTTTGTGAACTGGCCTGTGCCGCCTTGCCCTCAGTGTTGGTGCCTTTGCCAATTGGCAACGGCGAGCAGCGTCACAATGCGGCTGATCTGGTTGAGGCTGGTGGGGCGGTACTGGTGACAGATGCCGCCTTCCCCAAATGGGCGGGCGAGAACTTGCTGCCCTTGCTGGTTGACGACAGCCGGCTGGCGGAAATGTCGCGGGCGGCGGATTCTGTGGCGCTGCGCCACGGGGCTGAACTCCTGGTCAACTTGGTCGAGGTTAGTGTTAGCGGCGGCCGGCGCGAGCGTGACTTCCACCTGATGGGTGCCGGTGGGGTCGGTATGGCGGCGGTGGCAGAACTGGGTCTGGCCAGCGGCTGGAAGGTCAGCGGTTGCGATGGGGTCGACTCTGAGCTGCTGCGACATTTGGCTTCGCTGGGCCTGGCCACATCGGTTGGTCACAGCCCAGACCACTTGGACCAGGTCACCACGCTGATTGTGTCCAGCGCCATCAAGCCAGATAACCCGGAGCTGAAGCTGGGGCGTGACAAGGGTCTGGAGGTTTGGCACCGTTCAGAGGCTCTAGCCGAGCTGGCGGCCGGCCGGCGCTTGCTGGCGGTGGCCGGCACCCATGGCAAGACCACCACCTCGGCCATGGCCGCCATGGCTCTAGCCAGCGCCGGCTTAGACCCCAGTTTCGCCATCGGCGCCGAGGTGTTGGGCCGGGGCACCGGGGCGGGCCTGGGTGCTGGCGACATTATGGTGATCGAAGCCGACGAATCAGACGGTTCGTTTTTGAACTACCGGCCCAAAGTGGCCGTGGTAACCAACGTCGAGGCTGATCACCTGGACCATTACGGCAACGCCAAAGCCGTTATGACAGCCTTCCAAGAATTCATCAGCCAGGTCGAAACCGCCGTCATTGGTGTTGACGACCCGGGTGCCAAACAGCTGGCCAGCTGGGCCAAACGACACTCAACGGCGGTTGTCACTTACGGCGCGGCGGCCAAGGCCCAGATCCGGTTGACGGACCTGCCAGGTAGGGAACTGGCCCTGTCCGGTCTGCTTGGCGAGGCCCAACTGGATTTGACGGTAAACGTGCCGGTTCCGGGTTGGCATATGAAATCCAACGCGGCGGCCGCCCTGATCAGTGCGGTCCTGCTGGGAGCCGAACCGGCCACGGCGCTGCGCGGAATTGAAGACTTTGCTGGCACCGGCCGGCGCTTTGAACTCAAAGCCCAGGTCGGTTCAGTTCGCCTTTTTGACGACTATGCCCACCACCCAACTGAGGTCAAAGTCACCTTGGCCGCCGCCCGTGAAGGGGGCGACGGCCGCCTGCTGGTGGTTTTCCAGCCTCATCTGTACTCCCGCACAGTTGCCTTCGCCAGCGAATTTGCCCAGGCCCTGGACCTGGCGGACCAGGTCTGGGTGCTAGACGTCTACGGTGCGCGGGAGGATCCGGTAGCAGGTGTTTCTGGTGCCACCATCACCGACTTGATGGATGGCAGCAAAGCAAGTTTTGAGCCGGATCGTCAAGCCGCTGCCCTGGCCGTAGCGGCGGCGGCTGGGGCCGGGGATCTGATCATGACCATGGGGGCGGGCGATGTCACCCAGCTTGACGGCGCCATCACCAAGGCCTTGGAGGAGCGATTCGGTCAGGCGGCCCAATGA
- the ftsZ gene encoding cell division protein FtsZ produces the protein MAAPHNYLAVIKVVGVGGGGVNAVNRMIEAGLKGVEFIAVNTDAQALLMSDADVKLDVGRELTRGLGAGADPEVGRRAAEDHSEDIREVLEGSDMVFVAAGEGGGTGTGGAPVVARIARELDALTVGVVTRPFAFEGRRRAEQADDGIENLRGEVDTLIVIPNERLMQISDPGISILEAFRHADQVLLSGVQGITDLITTPGLINVDFADVEAVMKGAGSALMGIGAARGEDRMLKAAEIAISSPLLEASIDGAHGVLLCIQGGSDVTLAEVAQAATLVEEAANKSANIIYGQIIDDALADEVRVTVIAAGFDRSDAKLPPLEKPAAEADTPSSDEAKSADKPEDSTGDKPAEDQTDRPAGGLSTPAAANQGATPPVAALPGLATPAASVAPSSLAEKAPPPGEDEANGQDKAEATGAMPTAPVPLAPVFDQLKRRHQTKAGPSDLDVPDFLKD, from the coding sequence GTGGCGGCACCCCACAATTACCTTGCCGTGATAAAGGTTGTCGGCGTAGGCGGCGGTGGCGTTAACGCCGTCAACCGCATGATTGAGGCCGGGCTGAAGGGAGTCGAATTCATTGCGGTGAACACCGACGCCCAAGCCCTGTTGATGTCGGACGCTGATGTCAAGCTGGACGTTGGCCGCGAGTTGACCCGAGGGTTGGGCGCTGGCGCCGACCCAGAGGTGGGACGCCGGGCAGCCGAGGACCACTCCGAAGATATCCGCGAGGTCCTAGAGGGCTCTGACATGGTCTTTGTCGCCGCCGGCGAAGGCGGCGGCACCGGTACGGGCGGCGCGCCGGTGGTGGCTCGAATCGCGCGTGAACTTGACGCCCTGACCGTGGGCGTGGTGACAAGGCCATTTGCCTTTGAAGGCCGGCGCCGGGCCGAACAAGCCGATGACGGCATCGAAAACCTGCGCGGCGAAGTCGACACCCTGATTGTCATCCCCAACGAACGCTTGATGCAGATTTCGGATCCTGGCATCTCGATCCTTGAAGCCTTCCGGCACGCCGACCAGGTCTTGCTCTCCGGCGTGCAGGGCATAACCGACCTGATCACCACACCAGGTTTGATCAACGTCGACTTTGCCGATGTCGAAGCCGTCATGAAGGGCGCCGGTTCAGCCCTGATGGGCATTGGCGCGGCCCGTGGTGAAGACCGCATGCTCAAGGCGGCCGAGATCGCCATTTCTTCGCCACTACTAGAGGCTTCGATTGATGGCGCTCACGGCGTTTTGCTGTGCATCCAAGGTGGCTCGGATGTGACGCTGGCTGAGGTGGCCCAGGCCGCCACGCTGGTCGAGGAGGCTGCCAACAAATCAGCCAACATCATTTACGGCCAAATCATCGATGACGCCTTGGCTGATGAGGTTCGTGTCACCGTCATTGCGGCCGGCTTTGACCGTTCCGATGCCAAGCTACCGCCGCTGGAAAAACCCGCCGCCGAGGCGGACACACCAAGCAGCGACGAAGCCAAATCTGCCGATAAACCGGAAGACTCCACTGGAGACAAACCAGCCGAAGACCAAACCGACCGGCCGGCCGGCGGCTTAAGCACGCCGGCAGCGGCCAATCAAGGCGCCACGCCACCGGTCGCAGCGCTGCCTGGTCTAGCCACGCCGGCGGCGTCGGTGGCGCCGTCGAGTCTCGCTGAGAAGGCTCCACCCCCGGGCGAAGACGAAGCCAATGGTCAGGATAAGGCCGAAGCGACAGGCGCCATGCCGACCGCGCCGGTGCCCTTGGCACCGGTCTTTGACCAGCTCAAGCGCCGGCATCAGACCAAGGCTGGCCCTTCAGATCTGGACGTGCCTGATTTCCTAAAGGATTGA
- a CDS encoding cell division protein SepF: protein MAGSMRNAMRRLGLAPAESDEYVDYYEGSEQLADVTPISRGVGGYEAPMAESDAMHRIVTARPRGYNEAKTVGTPYREGVPVIMNLTDVVGEVDAQRLVDFAGGMTYALRGRLERITQRVFLLTPASVEISQVEAAPRRDFDSE from the coding sequence ATGGCTGGTTCGATGCGCAACGCAATGAGGCGGCTTGGCTTGGCGCCGGCCGAATCAGACGAGTACGTCGACTACTACGAAGGCAGCGAACAGCTGGCTGACGTCACCCCAATCAGTCGTGGCGTCGGAGGCTATGAAGCTCCAATGGCTGAGAGTGACGCGATGCACCGAATCGTGACAGCGCGCCCACGCGGTTACAACGAAGCCAAGACCGTTGGCACGCCGTATCGCGAAGGCGTTCCGGTGATCATGAACCTGACCGATGTGGTTGGCGAAGTTGACGCTCAACGGCTAGTCGACTTTGCCGGCGGAATGACCTATGCCCTGAGAGGCAGGCTAGAGCGAATCACTCAGCGAGTGTTCTTGCTGACGCCGGCCTCAGTCGAAATCTCCCAGGTCGAGGCCGCACCGCGGCGCGATTTCGACAGCGAGTAG
- a CDS encoding YggT family protein encodes MHLAGVIVLASAQIYLLLLVCRMVIDLVISFARGWRPRGIAAGAAEIVFVMTDPPIKLVRRFMPPLRLGAIALDLGFIVVVFAVAFVAYLGAIMASG; translated from the coding sequence TTGCATCTGGCCGGCGTAATAGTGCTTGCCAGTGCCCAGATTTACCTGTTGTTGCTGGTATGCCGCATGGTGATAGATCTGGTGATCTCGTTTGCGCGAGGCTGGCGGCCAAGGGGAATCGCGGCCGGCGCGGCTGAAATTGTCTTCGTTATGACTGATCCCCCAATCAAGTTGGTGCGTCGGTTCATGCCGCCTCTCAGACTCGGCGCGATTGCCCTGGATCTAGGTTTCATCGTCGTGGTGTTCGCCGTGGCTTTCGTGGCCTACCTGGGCGCGATAATGGCCTCAGGGTGA
- the murD gene encoding UDP-N-acetylmuramoyl-L-alanine--D-glutamate ligase: protein MTPAESWAQRRVAVAGLGTSGQAAQARLTELGAQVTGVDDTEPGAIKSDQLDLEKIDLVVASPGWPPRTPLLAKAQAAGLPVISEVELAWRTRANRQANWLAVTGTNGKTTTVTMLAAMLQAAGRRAVAAGNVGNALVTAVADPTISDFAVELSSFQLHFTYSMQATAAVILNLAPDHIDWHGSYQAYGAAKARVYRGVTKARVFNLDDPDSCRLAAAADAGPSVLKAGFTLAQPSQGQLGLVDGFLLDRAFSQGQELAAPADLAQLAGPTGQLPAHTQANALAAAALGLAAGIGPRSLAQGLRQIGPGAHRIEEVAKLGGVVYVNDSKATNALAAATALDCFGDGQVVWIAGGQAKGARFEELVARCGAKLKAVILIGLDHRELDQALDRHAPGLPRWAVSGQQTGSVMDQAVQLAAQVAKAGDVVLLAPGCASKDQFYSYETRGRAFVQAVEALAAGAG from the coding sequence ATGACGCCAGCTGAGTCTTGGGCCCAGCGCCGGGTCGCCGTGGCCGGGCTTGGTACCTCCGGCCAGGCCGCCCAGGCGCGTTTGACCGAACTAGGCGCGCAGGTCACAGGGGTAGATGACACCGAACCTGGCGCCATCAAATCCGACCAGCTTGACCTTGAGAAAATTGACCTGGTGGTGGCCTCACCCGGCTGGCCACCAAGGACGCCGCTTTTGGCCAAGGCCCAGGCCGCCGGGCTGCCGGTAATTTCGGAGGTCGAATTGGCTTGGCGCACCCGGGCCAACCGGCAGGCCAATTGGCTGGCCGTGACCGGCACCAACGGCAAAACCACCACAGTGACCATGCTGGCCGCCATGCTCCAGGCCGCCGGCCGGCGCGCAGTGGCCGCAGGCAACGTTGGTAACGCCCTAGTTACGGCCGTAGCCGACCCAACTATCAGCGATTTCGCGGTCGAGCTGTCATCTTTTCAACTCCACTTCACCTACTCGATGCAAGCCACCGCCGCCGTCATTTTGAACTTGGCGCCAGACCATATCGACTGGCATGGCAGCTACCAGGCCTACGGCGCGGCCAAGGCCCGCGTTTACCGCGGCGTGACCAAGGCCCGGGTTTTCAACCTCGACGATCCCGACTCCTGCCGGTTGGCGGCGGCGGCCGATGCCGGTCCATCGGTTCTAAAGGCAGGCTTTACTTTGGCGCAGCCCAGCCAAGGTCAACTCGGGCTGGTTGACGGTTTTCTCCTGGACAGGGCCTTTAGCCAGGGCCAAGAACTGGCCGCTCCGGCTGATTTAGCCCAGCTGGCCGGTCCCACCGGCCAGCTGCCCGCCCACACCCAAGCCAATGCTTTGGCGGCGGCCGCGCTGGGGCTAGCGGCCGGCATCGGGCCAAGAAGCCTGGCCCAAGGCCTTAGACAGATAGGCCCAGGCGCCCACCGCATCGAGGAAGTGGCGAAGCTAGGTGGTGTCGTTTACGTCAACGACTCGAAGGCCACCAACGCCCTGGCCGCTGCCACCGCGCTGGACTGTTTTGGCGACGGCCAAGTCGTCTGGATCGCCGGGGGCCAGGCCAAAGGGGCCCGTTTCGAAGAGCTGGTGGCCAGGTGCGGCGCCAAACTCAAGGCCGTCATTCTGATTGGGCTGGACCACCGCGAACTAGACCAGGCGCTTGACCGACACGCGCCCGGCCTGCCCCGTTGGGCAGTGTCGGGGCAGCAAACTGGATCGGTGATGGATCAGGCGGTGCAGCTGGCAGCCCAGGTGGCCAAAGCCGGCGATGTCGTCTTGTTAGCGCCTGGCTGTGCCTCAAAAGACCAGTTCTACTCTTACGAAACCCGGGGCCGGGCCTTCGTTCAGGCCGTCGAGGCACTGGCGGCGGGAGCGGGCTGA